The following DNA comes from Hordeum vulgare subsp. vulgare chromosome 3H, MorexV3_pseudomolecules_assembly, whole genome shotgun sequence.
TCCAACCTCGAGAGACCGCGATGGAGGGCACGAGTCGAACCGTAGAAGGTTTGACCACTGGGCTGAATGTGTCACCATAGTCTATGCCGTGTGGTGTAGATACCATGTAGAAGTGCATGCTCTAGCCAATGCAACCAAAAGACTGGTCTAATGAAAGAGACTAGGCAACACATTATACGTCAACACTCCCCCTCATGTGTGGCTCCCTCAGGCCTAAACATGGACTGAAAGTGGGCTGCAATTTAATTGCGCTAGCCGGGTCTTGAACTCGAGAcctcttggctctgataccaagttaAAActaagggtttagggttttgcgtgGTGTGGTGTATCCACCTCACGTCTCCATATATATAGATGATCAGGGTGTTACAATTACATACGAGTCCCTGTATGTATACAAATACACTATGTAAACTAGACCCTATTTTACATGCCCCCTCAATCTGAACTACATACAAGATTCAGATTGGTCCTAAATCAGTCTAGCATCTGCCGTGTAGAGGGTTTAGTAAATACATCCGCTAGCTGATCATCTGTTGAAATGAACCTGACATCCAAAGCACCTGCAGCTACTCGTTCTCTCACAAAATGGAAATCAAACTCAATGTGTTTAGTCCGAGCGTGAAATAGTGGATTTGCCGTCACGTATGTAGCCCCTAAGTTATCACACCACAAAATGGGGGTGCGCTGCCGTGAAATTCCAAGTTCCCTAAGAGCTGTGTCTATCCAAATGGCTTCGGCAGCTCCATTGGCCAACGCCTTATACTCTGCCTCACTACTAGATCTCAAGACCGTAGGCTATTTCTTGGAACTCCAAGATATAAGGTTAGGTCCAACGAATATAGCAAAACCACATGTGGAGCGTCTGTCATCCACACAACCTGCCCAGTCTGCATCTATGAATATACTAACTCCAGTAAACTGTGATTTGCGAATTTGAAGTCGTGTGTTTAGTGTACCTTTCACATACCTCAAAATGCGCTTAACAGCTTCCCAATGGACCTCTGTAGgcttagacagaaactggcacactTTATTCACAGCGAAGGAGATATCAGCACGAGTGAGTGTTAAGTACTGAAGAGCATCAACCACACTCCGATACCTGAAAGAGTCACCAGAACCGAGAGGTGCACCAGTACGGCATGATAGGCTCTCGGACGTAGCAAGTGGAGTGGAGGTGGACTTCTCCATGTTGACACGATGAAGAAGGTCCAGTGCATACTTTCTTTGTGTCAACATCATGCCCTAGAATGAAAGGACGCTTCCAATCCAAGAAAGTACTCAAGCGTGCCCATATCCTTGATGGGGAATGTAGCGGATAGGGCCTGCACAAGGCGGTCAACCACAGTAGGTGTAGAGCCAGCAATCACAATATCGTCAACATAAACCAACATGAATATCTGAGTGGCGCCATGAGAGAAGATGAACAGCGATGTGTCTGCTTTGGATGTGAAAAAACCGAGCTGGGAAAGACGACAGCTCAAACGAGCATACCAGGCGCGAGGTGAGGCCATAGATGGATCTCTGAAGTTTGCAAACATGAGATGGATACCTGGCATCCTCGAAACCGGGCGGCTGCTGCATGTAGACGTCTTCTGCAAGAAAACCGTGTAGGAATGCATTGCTCACATCAATCTGCCGCAGGCTCCAACGTCGAGAGACCGCGATGGAGAGCACGAGTCGAACCGTAGAAGGTTTGACCACTGGGCTGAATGTGTGACCATAGTCTATGCCATGTCGTGTAGATACCATGTAGAAGTGCATGCTCTAGCCAATGCAACCAAAAGACCGATCTGATGAAAGAGACTAGGCAGCACATTATACGTCAACACCCCCCCTCACGTGTGGCTCCCTCAGGCCTAAACGTGGACCGAAAGTGGGCTGTAATTTAATTGCGCTAGCCGGGTCTTGAACTCGAGAcctcttggctctgataccaagttaAAACTAAGGGCTTATGGTTTTGCGTGGTGTGGTGTATCCACCTCACGTCTTCATATATATAGATGATCAGGGTGTTACAATTACATACGAGTCCATGTATGTATACAAATACAATATATAAACTAGACCCTACTATTTTACAGTGTTGCTCAACAATATGTAAACTAGACCCTATTTTACAGTGCTGCTCAACGGCGGGGAGAGCAGGAAGCAGCGGTGTGCGAGGGCAGGGTAGAAGGAAATCTAGGTGAGGGGAGCCGGATGAGCTCGGGCTGGTGCGGCTGCAACTGGAATAGGAGAGATTGAGGGAGAGATTAGCAAGAGGTTTAGGGCAGGGCTAGGGGCAGTTAGAGAGATTAGCAAGAGGTTTAGGGCAGGGCTAGGGGCAGTTAGAGAGATTAGCAAGAGGTTTAGGGCAGGGCTAGGGGCAGTTAATTTAGGTGAGGGGAGCCGGATGAGCTCGGGCTGGTGCGGCTGCAACTGGAATAGGAGAGATTGAGGGAGAGATTAGCAAGAGGTTTAGGGCAGGGCTAGGGGCAGTTAGAGAGATTAGCAAGAGGTTTAGGGCAGGGCTAGGGGCAGTTAATTCCTTGCCGATATTGTTTTTTCCTTAAAAAACAACAGAGTTTGTGAGGCGTCGGATTTCAATTGAGTGAATGGTGTTAGAATGGTCTGATTCAGGACTTCTACCAGACTATAGATAACAAAAGCCGCGTAATTGATGTCACGGAAAGCCCGTAAGACTAGAGAGCCATAGACATAGCTAGTGCAGTCTCAGTCTTCTGTTACACAAGAACACATAAATTTACACGGCACGTGGAGACAGTGCAATTGTTCTTATTCACGGGACAATTCACAAGATGAAGATACAGGGAGCACCATTCATCACAGTAGCAGATATCATGGCATGTTTTGCTCGCACATATCACTGTCTCCACAATCTTTTTTAGTTTCACTTCTTCGGCGTATCTGCATAATTCCAGGTGAATTTCGCAAATGAAGTATATTGCCTTCCACCGGCCACATCTTCTTCGCGTATCTCATTGCTAATCTCTTTGAGGTCATCTTCTGTGAGCTTCACCTTTAAGGAGTCAATGTTGGAGTCTAGATTCTTGATCTTAGTTGTCCCTGAGAAATTGGACAGCATATTTGTCAATGACACAATGCTAGTCTACTGGAAAAATGATCTTCAGTATTGATGTACTTGTTTGGAACTTGGAAGCAGCGAAAGAGGTCTTTTTGTGGATACAAATTAGGCCATGTTTTGAGGCATCAAAACGATTCGCGGTTCAGCTTAATGCCGGTTCAAAATTAACACAATGGCATAAACTGTAGAGCAAAAGACTAGATCTCAAGGAGGGTGTTCATATTACCATGGTATGCTATGTTTGTCTGTCAAAGATAGTTAGATTGCAGTTGAAATATCTCTCTTTGTGTCTCCTATATTTCACTAAGATTTATTAAACCATACATTTCACTTCTATCAGAAAGCACATGCAAGCAGGACGATCTTCAGTTTTTGCGCCTATTATGTGAACTGAGAACTCCATAAAACCATTGCACATGTTTAACACTATGTGACATcaatgatgagaaggacataacATTACCTGGTATCGGAACCACATCATCCCCTTGATGCAGAACCCAGGCTAAAGCTAGCTGAGCAGGGCTGCAATGGTGCTTCTTGGCCAGTTCTTCCATTTTCAGATAAAGTTGCTTGTTCTTCTCCAGGTTTTCAGCAGAAAAACGTGGATGGCCTTTCTAAAAAAGCCAATTATACAGAGAGAGGGGTTCAGGCCTAAGtatattaactaaaaagaaatgaCTAGTGCAGAAACCAACTGACTGTATCGGTACCAGACTAGATTCAGCAGACACTTGTTGTGTCACTCCCCTTCCACCGAAAAACCCACGGGCAATCGGGCTGTAGGGAACAATTGCAATCCCTAGTTCTCTGAGGTCCATACAACACATGATCAATCAATCAGGACTGCCGATTAGTAAGGTTTGTAATGCCGAAATTCACCTGCAGAGAGGCACAATCTCGGGCTCGATGTCGCGTGCCCACAGAGACCACTCCATCTGCACAGCAGAGATGGGGTGCACAGCGTGAGCACGCCTGATGGTGTCGGGGCTCGCCTCCGATAACCCAATGTACTTGACCTTCCCCTCCTCCACAAGCTTCTTGAGCTCACCAATCTAGAGCAAATTCAGCACAATAGTTAGAGCAGAGGAATCACACCACACCAATCAAACAAAAAGACAGGGACTCTCATCTCATGTATGAAAATGAAGTTaacaggaaggaaggaagaaaggGGTGGCGGTGAGAAGAGACCGACCGTGTCCTCGATGGGGATGGTGGTGTCGATGCGGTGCTGGTAGTAGAGGTCGATGTGGTCGACGCCGAGGCGGTGGAGGCTGGCCTCGCAGCAGGCGCGGACGTACTCCGGGCGGCCGCAGATGGTGCTCTTGCCCTGGGCGTCCCGCTGGATCCCGAACTTGGTGGCCACCTGCACCTTCTCCCGCGGCAGCTGCTTCAGCGCCTGGGACGACCAATCTCTCCGCAATTCAGTCTCCATCTTCGGCAAAGGAAGGAAGGGGACGCGGAAGAAAGAGAAACAACTCACCTTGCCGAGGAGGATCTCGTTAGTGTGGGGCCCGTAGACGTCGGAGGTGTCGAAGAAGGTGACGCCGCGGCGGAAGGCGTGCGTGACGACGGCGACGCCGGCGTCGTCCTCGACGGGGGAGTTGTACGAGCCTGTGAGGCCCATGCACCCGAACCCCAGCTTAGACACCTTGTTGTTGGATCATTCGATTCGATTCAGTGCGAGACCGAGCAGAGGAAGAAGGGAGGATACATAAATAAATCAAGGGTGGCGACAGGGCAAGGAGAAGATCACCTCCAGTCCTTGGGTGCCGAGGCTGACGCGGGGAATCGATGAGGTTTGCGCCATGGCGGACCGAAGCTCGCAGCCGCAGAGGCAGGGCCAGGCAAGTCACGGGACGGAAGCGCAGGCGTGAATGTTGCCAGTAGCGAACCGTCCAGTGGGATCACTGAGTAGCTATGCCCGCGTTTGGTTACTTGGTTGCATTTTTTTTTCGAAGGCAAAAATCAATTACAAAACCTTACGATTTGTTGTGAACAACAAGTGTAATAAAAACTCCACACTCCCCCACGACAATACAGACGTAATGAAAACAGACTTGTCCTAAACCAATCATCTAGACGCGTCATAACAAAAATGATCGCCTCGAAGAGCAACAACTCCAACCGAAATTCCCTTGCCAACACACTGCCCACCCTTGAATGCCTAAAAGGAGACGGCAAGTGGATAGCGGGACTCGATCAACCCAGAAAAAGTCATCGTCATACATAACGCCCACGAAGATCAACTCGGGCAGCGGCAAGCACCGGAGAACTGCCGACACAAACCAGGCCATGTCTCCACCTACAATGCTCTCAACAGAGTAACGACGCCACACCGCCGCCATCGCTGGTCCTGCAACGGACAAGGTTTTCGCCTGGAGACCACAATCCTATCAAGGAGGGGAGATGCCGACACACATCAGCAACGCCTCCAAGGAGGAAAACGACACCCGCACGCGTCGTCGCCGCCAGCTCCGAGAACGAGCAGGATTCTCATTCGAACCGTCGCACATCGCCCGTCCCCATCAACGAATTAGGCCAAACTGTCAGAGTCACACCGTCGTTGTCACAACACCTCGCCAAAATGTCCCGATCACTGCGGTACATCGACCTCGCACGGCCAAGAGCAGCAAGACCACCAACCAACACCTGCATGGTCACGGATCCACCTCACCAACACCTATCCATCCTCGTCGTCTCCACCTTGGCCGAGGGTTGGCACTCCATGCGACTGTTGCAACACGAGGCCACACAGGGGAGAAACCGGCGCGCCGAGTCACCCACGTGACCGCGCGCGCCCACCATGGTGCCCACTGTGTGAGACCCCGATCCAACCTTCGGCATGGCACCAACACCGAACCTAGCCGCATCACCTCCAAGACCGCAAGCGGTCCGCTTTCCTCAAAGCACGTTGGCATCAACAGGAACCGCAACACGTGCCCCGGGCACCGTAATGAATCCTGACCGCCGCTCCCGGCACCACCAAACCTGGCCAGGATCCGTATATGTCAAGGCCTCGCGCCGCGAGTTCCTGTTCCTTCCTGAGtactcgaagaagaagaccgccccgCTCCacctcccgactgtgcaccgcctCTTCTCGCGCTCTCCGCCTCGcaccaactccatcagcaacaccACGCCGGGAAAACGCGACCGTCGACACCCCCATGGTACCCAGCGGCCACCAAGCCTCGACGAACACCACACCTCCGAAGCCGTCAAGGTCCCCAGGCCGCAGCCACCGCGAAGGCAGCACCACTGGATGGTGCCCTACCCTCCAGCCCAGCTAGAGGATCGAGCCATCGCCAGAGCTCTGCCGCACCACGCCGTCGGGAGACCTTGCGCACTAGGGAGAGGCCCCGCCGCCTCCGGCACTACCGAGCTTTGCCCGGCGGTGTTCCTTGACGGCTGcgtgggggaagggagggtggaggAGGATCGGCGGCGGAGGAAGCTAGGGTTCCCCGAGTCGCCTCAGAGAGGGACGTGGGGGCGTGGGGCACAGATCTTGGTCTATTGGTGGTTGCACTGAAAAATAAGATAGACTTAAGAGGACATGTTTGAAGAAATACAGGGTAAAATGCAATATTTACGTGTTGTTTGATTTTCTACATATGAGGTGTTTGGTTTCCTGCATGTGAGGTCTTGTCATCGAAAAACATTTTCACCTTGTATTCCGTTACATAAATGCATGAGTGACTAGGAGACTgtaggatttcgggctccgcaaaacccttaagattcgaacTCAAGGGCGTGTAGGAAGATCTCTCACTAGCTCACCTCagctagctcgctactcgctgagaatggcaaggaactcactcgatggtgaggaaggcacagaacacaatagtttacccaggttcgggccgctgtgaagcgtaataccctactcctgctttggtggattgcctctcttgaaGGAGGGTGgaagaactagtacagtgttcacgGGCCTCCGGAGGCCGGGTGACTTTGCGTGGTGCTCATGGGTGAATGAATCTGTCCTCCTCTACGAAGTATCCTATCCTCCATATATAGTGGCggctcgggtcctcttcccttatcgtttcggcggcaaGGGATcctacaatggccaattttgaaggggaacatgggaacatgctcccctgcccaaaggtggtcttcgcctgcaaagtagctaccgacgctgcagggacgggcccaggggtgacgtctgccctactgacgggcggcgacggccttgttgcaccagaatgaaacctttgggagatgccctcgaaaccccggtacgtccatgcccctttgcactaaaggggaaactgcgctGCCCTGCTATCcgatgctcgcatgtccttcctctgtgtcatccttgactcctgaggccgggcctcgcctcggaatatcccccGCTGTGGAGggttcctgaggaggccccctacgggtcttggtgttgttcctcctcgcgagggccttgtcttgggaGGTGTCGGGCCCGtcagtttgcttg
Coding sequences within:
- the LOC123443888 gene encoding probable aldo-keto reductase 1 translates to MAQTSSIPRVSLGTQGLEVSKLGFGCMGLTGSYNSPVEDDAGVAVVTHAFRRGVTFFDTSDVYGPHTNEILLGKALKQLPREKVQVATKFGIQRDAQGKSTICGRPEYVRACCEASLHRLGVDHIDLYYQHRIDTTIPIEDTIGELKKLVEEGKVKYIGLSEASPDTIRRAHAVHPISAVQMEWSLWARDIEPEIVPLCRELGIAIVPYSPIARGFFGGRGVTQQVSAESSLKGHPRFSAENLEKNKQLYLKMEELAKKHHCSPAQLALAWVLHQGDDVVPIPGTTKIKNLDSNIDSLKVKLTEDDLKEISNEIREEDVAGGRQYTSFAKFTWNYADTPKK